Part of the Oncorhynchus keta strain PuntledgeMale-10-30-2019 chromosome 31, Oket_V2, whole genome shotgun sequence genome, AACATTAATCAAATTGTAGCCATATAACTTGACGCCTATCAACACATTCTTATGACCAGTATTAAAGATGAACGAAACAAAGTAACCGTTGTGGCACAGAAACTGCTACCAAGTTTATATGAAGCACCATTTTGGGGGCCCTAATCAAGATTTGGATGAGAGGCCCACCCACCTCGtgggcaaaacattttagtgccCCCCTCTCTTGgtattattttgtttttgtttcttgCAATGTTAAAGTAAATTCTGTGCAATTCTACTCATGTTTCCATAGGACTgtgagaaaatgttgcagtttcaaAGGTAATatcctgaaattctacacattttgccatgattttgtttgtttgttgttgttgcagttttaaagtgAATTTCCtgccattctacacattttaccatgaCTTATGCCATTTTCATATGTTTTCtaagtgactaacaaaatcaatgtggGCCCCCTAGAGGTCAGGGCTCGTGGGCACATGCCCTGCGTGCCTGGACTGTAATTTGGCGATGATTAATAGTAGAACTGTAGACTGCTAATGCACTAACAAATGTGGAAATTGCACCTTGAGTATTTTACTTTTCTAACTCTGACTAAGCCCCCCccaaagaaatatatatattctggCGGGTCAAACCAAACGTTGGCCCACAGGTCCCAGTTTAGTCTTCCCTGCTCTACACCCTAGTTAATCTCGGGTTAGCCCAAAACTAAATTATTTGGTCAGCTTCTCGATTAAGTTCTGGGTCCCATACAAAGAAATGAAAAGATGATAAAACAAGGACCGGAACCAGAAAGAGGAGCTCCACTCTCCCTTTTTGCATGTTACGGGCAAGTCTATTGGCTGAATGTCCCCTCTGAATGTCCTCTCACCTTTTGAAATTCCAAAGATGCTAACACCTGCAATATCATGATTTGTCCAAATAACCAGTGATGAAAAACCTAAGCACCGGAACTATTGCTGTTCGTTGTCCATGTTTAAACATAGCGTTTATGTTGTCTGCCTACAAGAGATTACACCATAGGAGATGGACAAGACTGCATGAAGAAAGACAAACTCACTTAAAACAGACtactgacccctaacccctacaccaaTGTTATTCAAACTTTTTCCATTTCCTTTTCTTCCACATGAATTTCTGGGTGCCCCATTTTTTTTGTTAGAAATTATGGCGATCCCACTCTACCCCAAATCTAACGATACAACCTTAAAATCGGTACGTTTTGAttttcacatcaccaaataaccTTCAATTCATAAAATACATTTATTCAATAAAATTATAGGTTTCAAGTGATCTTTCTTAAAAAACGTTTGTATATTGTCCCATAAAATAGAATGTACTCTTAATTTTTAACTTGTCAACACCACCTTTGaataccactgtcctctataacctAGGGGACAGACAAAACAGAGTGAAGAGGAGATACCTACCTTGTCCAACTGAAtatattcaactgaaatgtgtctttcgcatttaacccaacctctgaatcagagaggtgtggggggctgccttaatcaacatccaggTCTTTGGCGCCCGgagaacaatgggttaactgctttgctcAGGGGTActacaacagatttttaccttgtcagctcagggattcaatcccaacattctaaccactaggctacttgccatcCCTATAAATTAACCCCAGATGTTTCAGCACAACTGATCTGTTCTCCTTAGTTAAATACTTACAGTAGTCATGGAATGCATTGCCTCTGTTTATTTAGTTGAAGAAGCTTAAACCCATATTTGCAAAATCTCAAACGCTTCACTGCCACACCTATAAAACACTATCTCCTACACCCCAGCCTATGGGATAAAAAAGATTTATGGGACGAACAGACTTAAAACAGGTCATTGCTCAATTCCAAATTGTCACCTAGCCTCTACATCCTAGGCACTACATTCAATCTGATAGGATTGGATGGATACAGTATAAAAATTATGTCAATATCTTCATATTACCTTCTGATTGGCTAGGTGGAAATATCTCCTTACTGATTCCACCTATCCAATCCTCTCTGATCTACATGAGTGGCAGGAGAGTAGGCGCGAGTGGTCGATTTGGTGTTCAGAAATCCTGACCCTTTTCCCAATTCTGGTATCCTCTATCATATATTTTTtgctacaagccctcagtctcacatcagaattagaatcatccatgtttctcaaacgtcaaatttcgaagttATAGATACTTATGCCCATCTGCCATTCCTGTtcacaacaccctagcaaaaccGAAACCTAATTGAAAGTAACAgcctcactgttgcccctagtggccggtttccacgtcatctcccgacgTCCTGAGACATGGATGaacgttgaatactgacttgtatcaagGGTGATCTGGCTGCTTTTTTAACATCAATAGTCTACTGGAAAAGGCTGAAAGACAACAATGCATAACGAACATTACAAGTTAGAAGAATGTTTGCCGTTTATAAATAATTGAGGAAAACTATGCCCCCCAGGGGGAAAATGACTCAAAAATCTGTCTTTCCTTCCACTGAAGAAGTCATGTCTTTCAACCCCCTCTGATGATGGGACGAAGGGCATCAATTTCTCCTGACACTCAAAACACAAAGGACAGAGAAACAGTAGCTCGCTTGTTTGTACGAATGAAAAACAGAGAATCATCATCTTGGGGGACAAATCCCCCATTTTTCATAATGTCAAACAAGCTACTGTAACCAGTCTGTATTGTGCTTTGATTTTGAAAGAAATACTTCATGTTACACTTCATTGAGTCTAACAGACTGAAAGACTTCAGCTGGAAGTTCCAGTCTGGACTTCCATCACAAGTTCCATTTCCTGGGGGGCATAGGAAACGATTCTAACCGCTTCCTTGTCAAGATCTTGGCCTCTGTTAATAATAGTATACCCAACATTTATATTGGTTTCCAATAGAATGAGTCACTCTCTACTTGTTTGTTTCTCTTTTTGCAGTACAGTATATGACCCTGAAAACATTCGTAACTACAAACTATGACAATTTTTGCACTTTGATTTGGATCCTCCAAGGTACCTACCTGGCTGTATTCTGCCACACTTACCTGTTTTTGGAAGTCAATGTGTTTCCAAGTGTCTTTATTGAACTTGTAGCCATTTACAAGTAATGTCTGGACGTAATGTGCTGAATAGCAGTAGGACTTTCTGTATTTTTCAGCAATCCAGTGCTTTTTTAGCTTGAgctaaaaaaagaagaaaaacaaaCATTCCATTTGTCTATCCATTACATTTTCCATGTGTTGAGGCAATTCTCTAATAATTTCTTCAAACGATACATTTCTAATAATACATTGCAATAGCCTAGATAATGGTTGGGCAGCACCCCTGTCTTACAAACAATGCATCTgttgtctgtgtgtacagtagtTCCATTTAAAACACCACCCAGGAAAGGTCCTCATAAACTAACCTCAGATGGCACAGTACAGTTGACCTGTTGTCCACTTTTTTATATACCAACAGATCCCAATAGTCATGGAATGCATGGTCACTTTTTCTCAGGTGGAGTATGCTTACACCACATCATTAAATAGAACAACTATTTACTCATATTTTACTTCTACGCTTACCCCTATTTTAGCTAATGTCATGCTCTTCCCTTTCTCTGTCACAGCTATAAATGTGAAAATtgttatacagatgtaggatcttaatttgatcactctttcaTTGCTGAAAAACTTGCAGTGTATTTTGTAGTGTattctaaagtttgtcatttccactttgaaatttcagacttaataattcacatttcctgatgctgcaggattattttcctgctgtagcgcactggctcaaattaagattctacatcaGTAGCTGTCAGTGTAAAAGGGCTCACAGTGGGCCAGTCCATGGAGCAGtgaccactaccaccaccaccaacaactacaacaacaacatggactcACGGTGGGCCAGTCCCAGGAGCAGAATTCCCAGGTAGAGGAGTTCCACTGGTCCAGTTGTGAAATGCCTTTCAGCTCGACAGCCTGAGCAGTGTAGAAGAACCCAGCATAGGCCTAAGGGAGGGAACATGGGTTAGGAGCTCAGACAGACACAATATTTATtgtagggtaagtaagggtaagtaatccttctcaccccccctaaaaagatttagatgcaagtggctgttccactggatgtcataaggtgtatgcaccaatttgtaagtcgctctggataagagcgtctgctaaatgacttaaatgtaatgtaaaattaGATAACTGCAAAATATGCCCTATATATacagcatgtctgtctgtctgtctgtctgtctgtctgtctgtctgtctgtctgtctgtctgtctgtctgtctgtttgtgtttgtgtctgtctgtctgtctgtctgtctgtctgtctgtctgtctgtctgtctgtctgtctgtctgtctgtctgtctgtttgtgtttgtgtttgtgtttgtgtttgtgtttgtgtttgtgtttgtgtttgtgtctgtctgtaccagAAAGTCCCCGGGTCCCACGGATGGTTGGTAGACTGCGTCAAAGGAACAGTTCTTCGTGCAGGTCAGGTCAAATATGGATTTCACCACGTCCCTACAGGCTCCGTTGTCTGATGACCCCTTCAGGGTGATCATCTGTTTGGGATCGTAGTCGGCAGGCGTCTCTATGCACTCAGTCCCAAAGATGGACTCAGCCGACACAGTCATGTTGTAACCAAGATTGAAGCAGGGGTTGGTCACATGTGTAGCGTTCTCAGAGTTCTGATCAGTGAGACAAAGAGAGCACAGTAAAAGTATTTACAGTATGTCACTTGAACATTCATGAAGAAGGAATCCAAATGATCAATAGCTGAGATTGAACCTCTTTTCTACTGTAGTAATTACAGCGTTGCTAGGCTACACAGGTACAAGAACAACCATAAGTAAAGTGGGACCACTATTTACATTGTCTCCTCAAAATGGCTGTCTTCAGTTGTGCATGCATTATCTACCATCCTAGCAAAACAGACACTTTTCGACCAAGCTTGCAAAGAAAACCATATAGAAATGGACAGATCAATACGGTTAATAACATAATGCACTTTGCCTCATCTCCGAGAGACAGTAAAGTGTCAAGGTAATGAGGTGTCCTCAAATTTCTTAGGATTTGGTAATTAGATATTAATGGGTGTTACGGACTTAGACAGAAGGATTGCATTAATTACAAAAAAAGGCACTTAGCTAAGTATAaaagcatcatcatcatcatcatcatgttgaCAATGCTGCCAGGAATGAATGTGAGGGATGGCATGATAACAGATTCTGAGTTCAAATAGTATTTATTTTTCTTTACTGCTGGAATAGTCCCAAAACTCCAAACCCAGCCCATTTAGCACTCCAGGCATAACCAATCAGGCATTTggaagaaaacaaatactatttgaagtaAACCCAGATTTCCTATACACAGTACCTTCACTAAAGCAGCGAGgactctcttctctgcctcgttCTTCCCATAACACAGGAAGCTGTGAGTGTAGATGTTGTATTCGTAGCCATAGAGGGAGACCCGTACAATGTCTGTTCCCTGGGCGTTGGGATCTGGGAGGGTGAACGCTATCTGGGTGGACGCCCCTCCTAGATCCATGGAGCCCACCATCTTCCCTCCGGCAGGCCGCACCCACATGTTCCATATGTTTCTCTTCAAACCAGAGGATAGATTGATGTTTGCAAATCAATGATGATCTTTATGAAGAACAATGATGAGAACTGTACTGTATTATGATAAATGCATTCTGATTAAAACCCTACACTGCTAGAATAAATGTTGAAGGGTTCAATGGCTCGCTTCATACATGGTCCTCAAAAAGGTTCAATATAGAGCCGCAAAACAGTCTTATTTTAAGCATTGTAGAAgctaaggaacttgtctgtcgacCCTGCATTGAAGACCAAAATTGGTCAAATTATTTTttatcaataaaaaaaatatgccagTTCCATTTAAGGACAAAAAATGACAGCTGCACCATACAGGTTGCAAAGTAGATGGGAAGAGATGTTTGATGTGTTGATTCCATAGCACATGGTTTATTAACTGATATAcaaaacaacgccggattcaaaactGGATTCAAAGACCTTTTCAATTTAAATGAtaatacaaaattcttgcaaccaatagaatgtatTGGGGATACAACCGTCCCAACTCTGCAGATTTTTGCTGTGAAGGGACAGAATCATTAGGTCACTTGTTTTGGTGCTGcacatatgtagcttgtttttggtcgcaggttcagGAATAGCTGAGAAATCACCACATTTACCTAAAGCTAACTCTGCTAAAAGCACTGCTGGGTGACATGAAAAGCCATAGTCATTCgattaataatataatagatcTCTTATTAAAAATGCCCATCTTTAATTTACAactagaaactatgagaatagaaaggttcagaacgtttgtgaaacatcacagcactgTTAAataatatatggcaaatagaaatcaaaactggatgatTTTCAGAAataaatgggaggggttgaaggtAGCTGAAGGGTAAAAAATTTAGAAAATAAAAGATCACTGATGTAAACTGTACCGTGTCCATAAAATTTATATAATATGTATaaactggaagtagaagcctaagtattGTCGTCCATTAGTtaactccaattaggggaggggtggtagggttatggtcaaataataaagaagtaaaatatattttaaaaataagaAACAAATATGTGGAGGATTGGAAATAATTGTCTgaatcatttccaatcccccatatatttgtTTAAATATATTTCCCTTCAaaaccatccagttttgatttctacTTGCCATATAATTATTACACTGATATAACCAACAATCTGCAATATCGATTTTGTGTTAAAATGTCCATTATttctttatgtctttatttttgatccccattagctgttgctgaagcagcagttactcttcctgggatccacatAAAACATGAAACAACATCAATAGACaaaaacagctcaaggacagaacgacACAATTAACATAAGAGCAATAGAACAAGAACATTGTTCCTACatacatttacacacaatactgACAGTTCCCCACACATCAGTACATATGCATACAGTATGCCTAAGAGTTATTTAGGTAATTCTAAAGTTATTGTAAAGTTTTTGAAGTTAATGTAAAATTGTAATATACCTCCAGGAAGTTTCCTATCAGGTAGTTGAAGTTATTGTAAAGTTTTTGAAGTTAATGTAAAATTGTAATGTACCTCCAGGAAGTTACCCAGCAGGTAGTTGACGGTGATCCATCCGTAGAGCCCTTCCTCTTTCCCTGACATGATGGAGGCGTTTTGGAA contains:
- the LOC118364548 gene encoding ectonucleoside triphosphate diphosphohydrolase 3-like encodes the protein MACKFGTYLAFFFLLASLAVIITISVIQGHKRVFESRLKYGIVIDSGSSRSTVHLYQWPAEKQNNTGVVSQTLRCMVAGPGISDMLVDNAQDQQSWASIRECMNNITKIVPADQHNSTVLYLGATAGMRLLHSQNETKSNEILKNLQNYLQSLPFNFQNASIMSGKEEGLYGWITVNYLLGNFLERNIWNMWVRPAGGKMVGSMDLGGASTQIAFTLPDPNAQGTDIVRVSLYGYEYNIYTHSFLCYGKNEAEKRVLAALVKNSENATHVTNPCFNLGYNMTVSAESIFGTECIETPADYDPKQMITLKGSSDNGACRDVVKSIFDLTCTKNCSFDAVYQPSVGPGDFLAYAGFFYTAQAVELKGISQLDQWNSSTWEFCSWDWPTLKLKKHWIAEKYRKSYCYSAHYVQTLLVNGYKFNKDTWKHIDFQKQVHNTNIGWSLGYMLHTSNMIPAEAELVHLPMANSVFGGLLFLFTALTIVSVMFLIIKAVRACY